The following proteins are co-located in the Verrucomicrobiota bacterium genome:
- the bioF gene encoding 8-amino-7-oxononanoate synthase, whose amino-acid sequence MTEPRTPNPELDMEAALALLDEQGLRRHLSAADEAGPTRLVLDGKAYLNFASNDYLGLAQHPELREAAKAAIDRFGVGSGASRLVTGSHRLHAELEAKIAGWKRVPRALAFSSGYAAALGTIPALAGPRDLVILDKLAHACLLDGARLSGAGMRVFPHQNLGRLEALLKSNANAGDGRRVLIVTESVFSMDGDRADLKALVDLKDRYGAWLLVDEAHAVGLIGSAGEGLISLLGLQDRVELQMGTLSKALGVSGGYLAGSATLIDYLVNRARSFIYSTAPPPALAAAALAAIRLVEAAEGARLRRRLWANVNQLCAALENWAPPEPASAIVPVKLGSEKDALAASSALRHAGIWIPAIRYPTVARGTARLRVTVSAAHSPEMIAELGRVLPTILPSPGGAPSAVPA is encoded by the coding sequence ATGACCGAACCCCGAACTCCGAACCCCGAACTCGACATGGAGGCGGCCCTGGCGCTGCTGGACGAGCAAGGACTTCGCCGGCATCTCAGCGCCGCCGACGAGGCGGGTCCGACCCGCCTGGTGCTGGACGGCAAAGCTTACCTGAACTTTGCGTCCAATGATTACCTGGGACTGGCGCAGCATCCCGAGCTACGGGAAGCCGCCAAGGCCGCCATCGACCGGTTTGGGGTCGGGTCCGGGGCTTCCCGCCTGGTGACCGGATCCCACCGCCTGCATGCCGAACTGGAGGCCAAAATCGCAGGGTGGAAACGTGTGCCGCGCGCGTTGGCTTTTTCCAGCGGTTATGCCGCCGCCCTCGGCACGATTCCGGCCCTGGCCGGGCCGCGCGACCTGGTGATTCTCGACAAACTGGCTCATGCCTGTCTCCTTGACGGGGCACGCCTGTCCGGCGCTGGGATGCGCGTTTTTCCCCATCAGAACCTGGGCAGACTCGAGGCTTTGTTGAAGTCCAACGCAAACGCCGGGGACGGCCGGAGGGTTCTCATCGTGACCGAGTCGGTCTTCAGCATGGACGGCGATCGAGCCGACCTGAAAGCCTTGGTCGATCTGAAGGATCGCTACGGCGCTTGGCTGCTGGTCGATGAGGCGCACGCGGTCGGGTTGATCGGCAGTGCAGGGGAGGGCCTTATTTCCCTGCTCGGTTTACAGGACCGGGTCGAACTCCAGATGGGAACGCTCAGCAAAGCGCTGGGAGTGAGCGGCGGATACCTCGCCGGCAGCGCCACCCTCATCGATTACCTCGTCAACCGCGCCCGATCATTCATCTATTCCACGGCCCCCCCACCCGCGCTGGCAGCCGCCGCTTTGGCGGCCATCCGGCTCGTCGAAGCCGCGGAGGGTGCGCGGCTCCGCCGGCGCCTTTGGGCTAATGTCAATCAGCTTTGCGCTGCCCTCGAAAACTGGGCGCCCCCGGAACCGGCCAGCGCCATCGTGCCGGTAAAACTCGGAAGCGAAAAAGATGCGCTAGCGGCTTCATCCGCCCTGCGACACGCGGGGATCTGGATCCCGGCGATCCGGTATCCGACCGTTGCAAGGGGAACGGCACGGCTCAGGGTGACGGTCTCCGCCGCCCATTCCCCTGAAATGATCGCCGAGCTTGGCCGGGTGCTCCCGACGATCCTGCCGAGTCCCGGCGGCGCGCCGTCGGCGGTGCCGGCCTGA
- a CDS encoding tetratricopeptide repeat protein, whose product MLTLGLMVAATMAVAQSPSPSPTPALRAEARLAIERGLADFHANLLEDAKAEFLKLTQLVPNHPVGWVNLGSVEFRLSQFDDAAEHLRKAVRLDPTAAPAWLTLGIICYQKSDLDGALAAISQAIYLDPNNARNHLYLGVVVRKKGWIDAAGDELRKAVELDENSAEAHFNLAVLYLELKPPAVELARRHYLRALTLGAAPDAEVDRALRQSQEISAEHAENAEKK is encoded by the coding sequence ATGCTCACCCTGGGTTTGATGGTCGCCGCCACCATGGCCGTCGCCCAAAGTCCCTCCCCCAGCCCGACTCCGGCGTTGCGCGCTGAGGCCCGGCTGGCCATCGAAAGGGGGCTCGCCGATTTTCACGCCAACCTGCTGGAGGATGCCAAGGCCGAATTTCTGAAACTGACGCAGCTGGTGCCGAATCATCCGGTCGGATGGGTTAATCTGGGCTCAGTCGAGTTTCGCCTGAGCCAGTTCGACGATGCGGCCGAGCACCTGCGAAAGGCTGTCCGGCTGGATCCCACGGCCGCTCCCGCCTGGCTCACCCTGGGCATCATCTGCTACCAAAAATCCGACCTCGACGGCGCCCTCGCCGCCATTAGTCAGGCCATTTATCTGGACCCCAACAACGCCCGGAATCACCTCTACCTCGGGGTGGTGGTTCGCAAAAAAGGCTGGATCGACGCCGCCGGCGACGAATTGCGCAAGGCCGTGGAACTCGACGAAAACTCTGCCGAGGCGCATTTCAATCTGGCCGTCCTTTACCTCGAGCTTAAACCCCCGGCCGTTGAACTGGCCCGGCGGCATTACCTGCGCGCCCTCACCTTGGGCGCGGCGCCCGACGCTGAGGTGGACCGCGCCTTGCGGCAAAGCCAGGAAATATCCGCAGAACACGCAGAGAACGCAGAAAAAAAATAG